The following proteins are encoded in a genomic region of Limosilactobacillus reuteri subsp. reuteri:
- a CDS encoding cobyrinate a,c-diamide synthase, giving the protein MKKVLIAGVTSGSGKTTAVLGILKALNEKYTIQSYKVGPDYVDTKFHTRITNRPTRNLDNYLVPDPQVLNYLFTANTENIDLGIIEGVMGLYDGLGTDKDAYSTASIAKQLNIPVILVINARATSTSAAAILKGFIDFDKKVPIKGVIINNVMSENHYKLIAGAIHRYLDLPILGYLPHDSTISLPSRQLGLVPDDELPNVDKKIAKVAEDVKAHVDLQKLLSLATSVSEKVVDPFNIPKTRLRLGIAKDKAFNFYYADNIHLLEKTGIELIPFSPISDNHLPDVDALYFGGGYPEEFASRLAANEFLKKEVYEFSQANKPIYAECGGLMYLGKVLKQGENEFPMVGIFDGMSEMTPRLKRFGYCEAYTQVDCMLGNRGQKIVGHEFHHSMFKQLDQQLKPVLLMKKVRDNQIVDTWSGGYQIRKTFASYLHVHFYQNPKLFIQFLNNLGADVQ; this is encoded by the coding sequence ATGAAAAAAGTTCTAATTGCTGGTGTAACAAGTGGGTCTGGAAAAACTACTGCTGTTTTAGGCATTTTAAAAGCTTTGAATGAAAAATATACAATTCAATCGTATAAAGTTGGTCCAGACTACGTCGATACAAAATTTCATACAAGAATAACTAATCGTCCAACTCGAAATCTTGATAACTATCTTGTACCTGATCCACAAGTTTTGAACTATCTTTTTACTGCTAATACGGAAAATATTGATTTAGGAATTATTGAAGGCGTTATGGGACTCTATGATGGTTTAGGAACGGATAAAGATGCTTATTCAACAGCTAGTATTGCTAAACAATTAAATATCCCAGTTATTTTAGTTATTAATGCTAGAGCAACATCGACATCGGCTGCAGCAATCTTAAAGGGCTTTATTGACTTTGATAAAAAGGTACCGATAAAGGGAGTCATCATTAATAATGTGATGAGTGAAAATCATTACAAACTAATTGCTGGGGCGATTCATCGTTACCTCGATCTCCCAATTTTGGGTTATTTACCTCATGACTCAACCATCAGCTTACCTTCTCGACAGTTAGGGTTAGTTCCTGATGATGAGTTGCCGAATGTTGATAAAAAAATTGCTAAGGTTGCTGAAGATGTAAAGGCCCATGTTGATTTGCAAAAACTACTATCATTAGCTACCTCGGTTAGTGAGAAAGTTGTTGATCCATTTAATATTCCCAAAACAAGACTTCGCCTAGGAATTGCGAAAGATAAAGCATTTAATTTTTATTATGCTGATAACATTCACCTTCTTGAAAAAACAGGCATAGAGTTAATTCCATTTAGCCCAATTTCTGACAATCATTTACCGGATGTAGATGCTTTGTACTTTGGTGGCGGATATCCTGAAGAGTTTGCCTCCCGATTGGCAGCTAATGAATTCTTAAAGAAAGAAGTCTATGAGTTTTCGCAAGCAAATAAGCCAATTTATGCAGAGTGTGGTGGCTTAATGTATCTTGGCAAGGTATTAAAGCAAGGAGAAAATGAATTTCCAATGGTAGGAATTTTTGATGGTATGAGTGAGATGACACCGCGACTTAAAAGATTTGGTTACTGTGAAGCTTATACCCAAGTAGATTGTATGTTAGGGAATAGAGGGCAAAAGATTGTTGGTCATGAATTTCATCATTCTATGTTTAAGCAATTAGATCAGCAATTAAAGCCAGTTTTGCTTATGAAAAAGGTTCGTGATAACCAAATTGTTGATACTTGGTCGGGAGGTTATCAGATTAGAAAAACTTTTGCCAGTTATCTACATGTTCATTTTTATCAGAATCCAAAGCTATTCATACAGTTTTTAAATAATTTAGGAGCTGATGTGCAATGA
- a CDS encoding cob(I)yrinic acid a,c-diamide adenosyltransferase, with product MKIYTKNGDKGQTRIIGKQILYKNDPRVAAYGEVDELNSWVGYTKSLINSHTQVLSNELEEIQQLLFDCGHDLATPADDERHSFKFKQEQPTVWLEEKIDNYTQVVPAVKKFILPGGTQLASALHVARTITRRAERQIVQLMREEQINQDVLIFINRLSDYFFAAARYANYLEQQPDMLYRNSKDVFR from the coding sequence GTGAAGATTTATACAAAAAATGGTGATAAAGGGCAAACTAGGATTATCGGCAAACAAATTCTCTATAAAAATGATCCACGGGTCGCAGCATATGGTGAAGTTGATGAATTAAATTCTTGGGTTGGTTATACAAAATCTTTAATTAATTCGCATACTCAAGTACTATCCAATGAATTAGAGGAAATCCAACAGTTATTGTTTGATTGTGGCCATGATTTAGCAACGCCAGCAGATGATGAACGTCATTCTTTTAAATTTAAACAAGAACAACCAACAGTTTGGCTAGAAGAAAAAATCGATAATTATACTCAGGTTGTTCCAGCAGTAAAGAAGTTTATTCTTCCTGGCGGCACTCAGCTAGCATCTGCTCTTCATGTAGCACGAACTATTACTCGACGCGCTGAACGTCAAATTGTTCAATTAATGCGTGAGGAACAAATTAATCAAGATGTGCTAATTTTTATTAACCGTCTTTCAGATTATTTTTTTGCAGCAGCTCGGTATGCTAACTACTTAGAACAACAACCAGATATGTTATATAGAAACAGTAAAGACGTTTTCCGCTAA
- the cbiB gene encoding adenosylcobinamide-phosphate synthase CbiB translates to MNILIMVILAFIFDFLLGDPHSWPHPVKAMGHLIAYLTKKFNRSNYSTKRKKWFGALTWLITVGGSGLITYILMRFAAINYYLYMIVGTYLCYTCLSMRQLAIEAEKIMKSLQQNNLNKARQQVGMIVGRDTNQLSAEEVTKATIETVAENTSDGVIAPLFFLVIGGPVLGIMYKAINTLDSMIGYQNEKFRAFGEVSARIDDIANYVPARITWLLLIISSWLLRDDTREAIAVGERDCEKHLSPNSAFSEAVVAGALHLQLGGPHYYFGELVKKPYIGNDHLVIAANWHLKRTITMLYLTSFLGLCGFELIRFLIVWK, encoded by the coding sequence ATGAATATCCTAATAATGGTTATACTAGCATTCATTTTTGATTTTTTACTTGGTGACCCTCATTCGTGGCCGCATCCAGTTAAAGCAATGGGTCATTTAATCGCGTACCTAACTAAGAAATTTAATCGTTCAAACTATTCAACGAAAAGAAAGAAGTGGTTTGGCGCTTTGACTTGGCTAATAACGGTTGGTGGGTCAGGATTAATTACATATATATTGATGCGATTTGCGGCAATTAATTATTATCTCTATATGATCGTTGGAACTTACCTTTGCTATACTTGCCTCTCTATGCGTCAATTGGCAATTGAAGCAGAAAAAATTATGAAAAGTCTTCAACAAAATAATTTAAATAAAGCTCGCCAGCAGGTGGGGATGATTGTAGGACGTGATACTAATCAATTAAGTGCTGAAGAGGTAACAAAAGCAACGATTGAAACAGTTGCCGAAAATACTAGTGATGGTGTAATCGCGCCACTGTTCTTTTTGGTAATTGGTGGTCCAGTTTTAGGAATAATGTATAAAGCCATAAATACTTTAGATTCGATGATTGGTTATCAGAATGAAAAATTCCGCGCTTTTGGGGAGGTATCTGCCCGAATTGATGACATTGCAAATTATGTTCCAGCACGAATCACATGGTTACTACTGATTATTAGCAGTTGGTTGTTACGTGATGACACTCGGGAGGCAATTGCTGTAGGTGAACGTGATTGTGAGAAGCATCTAAGTCCTAATAGTGCTTTTAGTGAAGCTGTTGTTGCAGGTGCCTTACATTTGCAATTAGGTGGTCCACATTATTATTTTGGCGAATTGGTTAAAAAGCCTTACATCGGTAATGATCATCTTGTAATTGCTGCAAATTGGCATTTAAAAAGAACGATTACAATGTTGTACCTTACATCATTCCTGGGATTATGTGGATTTGAACTTATACGATTCTTAATAGTTTGGAAGTGA
- a CDS encoding IS30 family transposase yields the protein MTYKHLTTRELTLIADFWYQGTKAYRAAKLLQRSQETIYRVYRFLNNGKTIDQYLQTYQRHKRRCGRKQTQLPTIEVNYIHAQIKAGWTPDTIIGRHEHPISCSMRTLYRMFARNQYGFSVKQLPMKGKRHPNGYVEHRGKAGQLGRSIYQRYRDFPHYQHEFGHFEADTVQGKAHRGAVMTLVERQSKVMIVLNIHHKTDEAVNCQLDQWLAKLPRHFVKSITFDNGKEFAGWREIANKYDLHTYFAEVGAPNQRGLNENNNGILRRDGLSKKLDFRHLPNELVTQLMHRRNNIPRKSLNYRTPLEVFMSYVTEEQLSTFF from the coding sequence ATGACCTATAAACATCTTACCACACGCGAATTAACTCTCATAGCTGATTTTTGGTATCAAGGCACTAAAGCTTATCGGGCCGCTAAATTACTTCAACGTAGTCAAGAAACCATCTATCGTGTTTATCGTTTCCTCAATAACGGTAAAACCATCGACCAATATCTTCAGACTTATCAGCGTCATAAACGTCGTTGTGGTCGGAAGCAGACCCAACTGCCAACTATCGAGGTTAACTATATCCATGCACAAATCAAGGCTGGTTGGACTCCTGATACTATTATTGGTCGTCATGAACACCCGATTAGTTGCAGTATGCGCACCCTCTATCGCATGTTTGCCCGCAATCAGTATGGCTTTTCCGTTAAACAGCTACCGATGAAAGGAAAACGCCATCCCAATGGCTATGTGGAACATCGTGGTAAAGCTGGCCAATTAGGACGCAGTATCTATCAACGATATCGTGATTTTCCGCATTACCAACATGAATTTGGACACTTTGAAGCTGATACAGTTCAAGGTAAAGCTCACCGCGGAGCGGTAATGACGCTAGTAGAGCGACAATCCAAAGTAATGATTGTCCTTAATATTCATCATAAAACAGACGAAGCAGTGAATTGCCAGCTTGACCAATGGCTCGCTAAACTGCCACGTCACTTTGTTAAATCAATTACTTTTGATAATGGGAAAGAATTTGCTGGATGGCGAGAGATAGCCAATAAGTATGATCTTCATACCTATTTTGCGGAAGTCGGTGCTCCCAATCAACGAGGGTTAAACGAAAATAATAACGGCATCTTGCGTCGTGACGGTCTTAGCAAAAAGCTAGATTTTCGCCATTTACCAAACGAACTAGTCACTCAGCTAATGCACCGTCGCAACAATATCCCACGAAAGTCTCTTAATTATCGTACACCACTAGAAGTATTCATGAGTTATGTCACAGAAGAACAGCTTTCAACTTTTTTCTAA
- the cobD gene encoding threonine-phosphate decarboxylase CobD has translation MKNNIHHGGNIEQVATQLNIPIEEVKDFSANINPLGFPSDLWNVLVQSFANIEVYPNPEYPELKAAIANHFNVNSDDVFVGNGASEVLDETIRAEKATDALVLAPTFGEYERLFKRVGIKVHHYQLYEKNNFSCDVQAMIEQLKAHREITIICLASPNNPTGQIIALKDLRNLVNFCNQHHRLLILDEAFIDLTVNEQESLINELEADDRVYIIRAATKFFAIPGLRLGYCITKNKKLKTLLKVQENTWSVNGIADVFGQNMFRAKKYIKLTHDWLNIQQPALYQALQAIPEIKVFPSATNFFLFKSNDLELREKLIRHRILIRQCDDYAGLGRQYYRVAVKGPQDNILLVKTLKQVLGREL, from the coding sequence TTGAAAAATAATATTCATCATGGTGGGAATATCGAGCAAGTTGCTACTCAATTGAATATTCCTATTGAAGAGGTTAAAGACTTTAGTGCAAATATTAATCCTCTGGGGTTTCCGTCAGATTTATGGAACGTATTAGTTCAATCATTTGCTAATATTGAAGTCTATCCAAATCCAGAGTATCCAGAATTGAAAGCAGCAATCGCTAATCATTTTAATGTCAATAGTGATGATGTGTTTGTCGGTAATGGAGCATCGGAAGTCTTGGATGAGACAATTCGAGCAGAAAAGGCAACGGATGCGTTAGTCCTAGCGCCTACGTTTGGTGAATATGAGCGACTTTTTAAGCGTGTTGGAATAAAAGTTCACCATTATCAATTATACGAAAAAAATAATTTTTCATGTGATGTACAGGCGATGATTGAACAACTAAAAGCGCATCGTGAAATTACAATTATTTGTTTAGCAAGTCCTAACAATCCAACTGGTCAAATAATAGCACTAAAAGATCTTCGGAACTTAGTTAACTTTTGTAATCAACATCATCGCCTTTTGATCTTGGATGAAGCCTTTATTGACCTAACTGTTAACGAACAAGAAAGTCTTATTAATGAACTTGAAGCTGACGACCGTGTTTATATTATCCGGGCGGCTACTAAATTTTTTGCAATTCCAGGATTAAGATTGGGATATTGTATTACAAAAAATAAAAAATTAAAGACTTTACTTAAAGTTCAAGAAAACACTTGGTCGGTAAATGGGATTGCGGATGTTTTTGGTCAAAATATGTTTAGAGCAAAAAAATATATTAAATTAACTCATGATTGGTTAAATATTCAGCAACCTGCACTATATCAAGCGTTACAAGCAATACCTGAAATAAAGGTTTTTCCAAGTGCTACTAACTTCTTTTTATTTAAAAGCAATGATTTGGAATTAAGAGAAAAGCTTATTCGTCACCGTATTTTGATTCGCCAATGTGATGATTACGCTGGGCTGGGCCGACAATACTATCGAGTGGCAGTTAAGGGCCCACAAGATAATATTCTATTAGTCAAGACATTAAAACAAGTGTTAGGACGTGAGCTGTAA